One genomic region from Stackebrandtia nassauensis DSM 44728 encodes:
- a CDS encoding VOC family protein yields the protein MTYANAHVRIARPSTNLQAAERFWVEGLGLDVLWRVDPATDDHTEYALLMVGWTDAAWHLELADHPGEPVKPTPTDEDLLVIYLNGPVPDELVERLERCGGRRVTARNPYWDEWGVTIEDPDGYRLVLSTRDWG from the coding sequence ATGACTTACGCCAACGCACATGTACGCATCGCCCGTCCGTCGACGAACCTCCAGGCGGCCGAACGCTTCTGGGTGGAGGGCCTGGGCCTGGACGTGTTGTGGCGCGTCGACCCGGCCACCGACGACCACACCGAATACGCCCTGCTGATGGTCGGCTGGACCGACGCCGCCTGGCACCTGGAGTTGGCCGACCACCCGGGGGAGCCGGTGAAACCGACCCCCACCGACGAGGACCTGCTGGTGATCTACCTCAATGGACCGGTTCCCGACGAGCTCGTGGAACGGCTGGAGCGGTGCGGTGGCCGTCGGGTGACCGCCCGCAACCCGTACTGGGACGAATGGGGTGTCACGATCGAGGACCCCGACGGGTACCGGCTGGTGTTGTCCACACGCGACTGGGGCTGA
- the fabG gene encoding 3-oxoacyl-ACP reductase FabG yields MTRTAIVTGAARGIGAAVAARLAHDGLQVALLDLDETACADGVQRITDSGGRALAVGADVADSGAVTDAVARVAEELGPPTVLVNNAGITRDNLLFKMSEDDWDSVIGVHLRGAFLMTRAVQEFMTQRRDGRIINLSSKSALGNRGQANYSAAKAGLQGFTKTLAIELGKFGITVNAIAPGFIATDMTAATARRLGMTTEELHRAAAEQIPLGRVGTPEDIANTVSFLAGEGASFVSGQVIYVAGGPVD; encoded by the coding sequence ATGACCCGCACCGCGATCGTCACCGGAGCCGCCCGCGGCATCGGCGCCGCCGTCGCCGCGCGACTGGCACACGACGGCCTCCAGGTCGCACTGCTGGACCTCGACGAAACCGCTTGCGCCGACGGCGTCCAACGCATCACCGACTCCGGCGGCCGGGCCCTGGCCGTGGGCGCCGACGTCGCTGACTCCGGTGCCGTGACCGACGCGGTGGCGCGGGTCGCCGAGGAACTCGGCCCACCGACGGTCCTGGTCAACAACGCCGGGATCACCAGGGACAACCTGCTGTTCAAGATGAGCGAGGACGACTGGGACTCCGTCATCGGCGTGCACCTGCGCGGCGCCTTCCTCATGACCCGCGCCGTCCAGGAGTTCATGACCCAGCGGCGAGATGGCCGGATCATCAACCTGTCCAGCAAATCAGCACTGGGAAACCGAGGCCAGGCCAACTACTCCGCCGCCAAGGCCGGTCTACAGGGCTTCACCAAGACACTCGCGATCGAGCTGGGCAAGTTCGGCATCACCGTCAACGCGATCGCCCCGGGCTTCATCGCCACCGACATGACCGCGGCCACCGCGCGCCGCCTGGGCATGACGACCGAGGAACTGCACCGCGCCGCCGCCGAACAGATACCGCTGGGACGAGTGGGAACACCCGAGGACATCGCCAACACGGTGTCCTTCCTGGCCGGAGAAGGCGCGTCCTTTGTATCCGGACAGGTCATCTACGTGGCCGGTGGCCCGGTCGACTGA
- a CDS encoding SDR family oxidoreductase, translating to MTRTAIITGASRGIGLGIAQALVDRGDRVCVTARDPETLAEAVETLGGPKSAIGVAGKAHDPAHQDEAIARTVDAFGGIDLLVNNTGTNPVFGPLLDLDLDVARKMVDINLLTVLAWTKKAHAASMGERGGAIVNIASVAGLKPAPGLGFYGVTKAAMIQLTAQLAVELSPGIRVNAVAPAVVKTKFAAALYSGREEQAAAPYPLERLGVPADVAGAAAFLLSEEASWMTGQTLVVDGGLTLMGGLT from the coding sequence ATGACACGAACGGCCATCATCACCGGCGCGAGCCGGGGCATCGGACTGGGCATCGCACAGGCCCTGGTGGACCGCGGCGACCGCGTCTGCGTCACCGCCCGCGACCCCGAAACCCTCGCCGAAGCCGTGGAAACGTTGGGCGGCCCCAAATCCGCCATCGGCGTGGCGGGCAAAGCCCACGACCCGGCACACCAGGACGAAGCGATCGCACGCACCGTCGACGCGTTCGGCGGCATCGACCTGCTCGTCAACAACACCGGCACCAACCCGGTCTTCGGCCCACTGCTCGACCTCGACCTCGACGTCGCCCGCAAGATGGTCGACATCAACCTGCTGACGGTGCTGGCCTGGACCAAGAAGGCACACGCCGCGTCCATGGGCGAACGCGGCGGCGCGATCGTCAACATCGCCTCGGTCGCCGGACTCAAACCGGCCCCCGGCCTGGGCTTCTACGGCGTCACCAAAGCCGCGATGATCCAGCTGACCGCACAACTGGCGGTCGAACTGAGCCCCGGCATCCGCGTCAACGCGGTGGCACCGGCGGTGGTCAAGACGAAGTTCGCCGCCGCGCTGTACTCCGGCCGCGAGGAACAGGCCGCCGCACCCTACCCACTGGAACGGCTCGGCGTCCCCGCCGACGTCGCCGGAGCCGCGGCCTTCCTGCTGTCCGAGGAAGCCAGCTGGATGACCGGCCAGACCCTCGTCGTGGACGGCGGACTGACCCTGATGGGCGGCCTGACATGA
- a CDS encoding MaoC family dehydratase: MDFSSLPARPATFDELTALIGVELGPTGWHHVTQEAVNAFARVTGDHQWIHTDPERAADSPLGGTIAHGLYSLSLGPAFSAELLRFDGFAHGLNYGYDKVRFPTPVPVGSRLRMRATVTDATRVPGGVQVTFQQLFDSDAAAKPAVVAVAVARLVEKS; this comes from the coding sequence ATGGACTTCAGCTCGCTACCGGCACGCCCCGCGACCTTCGACGAGCTCACCGCGCTGATCGGCGTCGAACTCGGCCCCACCGGCTGGCACCACGTCACCCAGGAGGCCGTCAACGCCTTCGCCCGGGTGACCGGCGACCACCAGTGGATCCATACCGACCCCGAGCGCGCCGCCGACTCCCCGCTCGGCGGCACCATCGCCCACGGTCTGTACAGCCTGTCACTCGGCCCGGCGTTCTCGGCGGAACTGCTGCGGTTCGACGGCTTCGCCCACGGACTCAACTACGGCTACGACAAGGTCCGGTTCCCCACCCCGGTACCGGTGGGTTCCCGGCTTCGCATGCGCGCCACGGTCACCGACGCCACCCGGGTACCCGGCGGCGTCCAGGTGACCTTTCAACAGCTGTTCGACAGCGACGCGGCCGCCAAACCCGCC
- a CDS encoding acyl-CoA dehydrogenase family protein has protein sequence MSDTESIEPDLTARVATLLRDHDPATTDPQEFRGALFDAGLARVDFPPGLGGLGLPQRFQKLVDARLEAADAPMLLREHNGIGLGMAAPTIVAFGTDEQRRTLLRPIFTNEHVYCQLFSEPEAGSDLAAVATSARRDGDEWIVNGQKVWTSGAHNADMAILLARSDPDLPKHAGLTYFVCDMRDPGVEVRPLRQLTGEAEFNEVFLTDVRVPDSLRLGEIGQGWKVATTTLNNERVAIGSGAPREGGMIGRVAATWRDNPQWRHPGMHDRLMRLWVDAEAIRITGERLRQQLANGQPGPEGSGMKVLFARSAQEVSGFDLELRGEDGLRYDDWTMRRPDKVDYTGREPGYRYLRAKGNSIEGGTSEILLNVIAERVLGLAPEPRADKDIAWKDLPR, from the coding sequence ATGAGCGACACCGAGTCCATCGAACCGGATCTGACCGCCCGGGTGGCGACGCTGCTGCGGGACCACGACCCGGCCACCACCGATCCGCAGGAGTTTCGCGGCGCCCTGTTCGACGCCGGACTGGCCCGAGTGGACTTTCCGCCGGGACTGGGCGGACTAGGTCTGCCGCAACGGTTCCAGAAACTCGTCGACGCCCGACTGGAAGCCGCCGACGCGCCCATGCTGCTGCGGGAACACAACGGCATCGGCCTGGGCATGGCCGCACCCACCATCGTGGCCTTCGGTACCGACGAACAGCGACGAACGCTGCTGCGGCCGATCTTCACCAACGAACACGTCTACTGCCAGCTGTTCAGCGAACCCGAAGCCGGATCCGACCTGGCGGCGGTGGCCACCAGCGCGCGCCGCGACGGCGACGAGTGGATCGTCAACGGCCAGAAGGTGTGGACCTCGGGAGCCCACAACGCCGACATGGCGATCCTGTTGGCGCGCAGCGACCCGGACCTCCCCAAACACGCGGGACTCACCTACTTCGTCTGCGACATGCGCGATCCCGGCGTGGAGGTCCGGCCACTGCGGCAGCTCACCGGCGAGGCCGAGTTCAACGAGGTGTTCCTCACCGACGTCCGCGTTCCCGACTCGCTGCGGCTCGGCGAGATCGGCCAGGGCTGGAAGGTGGCCACGACGACCCTCAACAACGAACGGGTCGCGATCGGCTCCGGCGCTCCCCGCGAGGGTGGCATGATCGGCAGGGTCGCCGCCACCTGGCGCGACAATCCACAGTGGCGACATCCGGGGATGCACGACCGGCTGATGCGGCTGTGGGTGGACGCCGAGGCCATCCGCATCACCGGCGAACGACTCCGGCAGCAACTGGCCAACGGCCAACCCGGCCCTGAGGGCTCGGGCATGAAGGTCCTGTTCGCCCGCTCGGCGCAGGAAGTGTCCGGATTCGACCTCGAACTGCGCGGCGAGGACGGCCTGCGCTACGACGACTGGACGATGCGGCGACCCGACAAGGTCGACTACACCGGCCGCGAACCCGGCTACCGGTACCTGCGCGCCAAGGGCAACTCGATCGAGGGTGGCACCTCCGAGATCCTGCTCAACGTGATCGCCGAACGGGTCCTGGGACTGGCGCCCGAACCGCGCGCCGACAAGGACATCGCCTGGAAGGACCTGCCGCGATGA
- a CDS encoding MFS transporter, producing the protein MRKLWVLAALCAAQFMAIVNISVVNVALPAIQKDLDTSLAGLQWVLNAFTICISALTLAGGSLGDRFGRKRVFVTGLAAFIVGTVVCAVSVNLGMLITGRLIQGIAAALLLPGSLSILAQTFTDPAERVRRIGIWAAVSAVGLVIGPVVGGVLIQAFGWPSLFWLCVPLGVTALIATLVFVPESANPEHAAIDPLGQILAMLSLGSLSFGLIRLGDKGWDDTVALIVTGTALVLFVVFIVVELRTRTPMLPVRLFADRSFAAMNFASASLGFGPYTMYAFLALYLQQERDFSALSAGLAFVPMSIATAIVAPLAGRWVGASGPVPAMLAGYGSSAVGLAGVALFDAHTSWFLMGPVFVLIGVGMGLSMTPTTNGAVDAVPRERSGIASATINTTRQTGLAIGIALLGAMVSAQDNFLTGLRLVAAVTALVSLIAVVYILAGRVATRPRTPAEATASAS; encoded by the coding sequence GTGAGAAAATTGTGGGTACTGGCCGCACTGTGCGCGGCCCAGTTCATGGCCATTGTGAACATCAGCGTGGTCAATGTGGCCTTGCCCGCGATACAAAAAGACCTCGACACCTCCCTGGCGGGCCTGCAGTGGGTCCTCAACGCGTTCACCATCTGCATCTCCGCGCTGACGCTGGCCGGGGGCTCGCTGGGTGACCGGTTCGGACGCAAGCGCGTGTTCGTCACCGGCCTGGCCGCGTTCATCGTGGGCACCGTCGTTTGTGCTGTGTCGGTGAACCTGGGCATGCTCATCACCGGTCGACTGATCCAGGGAATCGCGGCCGCGCTGCTGCTCCCCGGTTCACTGTCCATTCTGGCGCAGACGTTCACCGACCCCGCCGAACGCGTCCGCAGGATCGGGATCTGGGCGGCGGTGTCGGCCGTGGGCCTCGTCATCGGACCGGTGGTCGGTGGCGTACTCATCCAGGCGTTCGGCTGGCCGTCGCTGTTCTGGCTGTGCGTCCCGTTGGGCGTCACGGCACTGATCGCGACCCTGGTGTTCGTGCCCGAATCGGCCAACCCCGAGCACGCCGCGATCGACCCGCTGGGCCAGATCCTGGCGATGCTGTCGCTGGGCTCGCTGTCGTTCGGGCTCATCCGCTTGGGCGACAAGGGCTGGGACGACACCGTGGCCCTGATCGTCACCGGAACCGCGCTGGTGCTGTTCGTGGTGTTCATCGTGGTCGAACTGCGTACCCGGACCCCGATGCTGCCGGTGCGGCTGTTCGCCGACCGCAGCTTCGCCGCCATGAACTTCGCCTCCGCCAGCCTCGGCTTCGGACCGTACACGATGTACGCGTTCCTGGCCCTGTACCTGCAACAGGAACGCGACTTCTCGGCGCTGTCGGCGGGCCTGGCCTTCGTCCCGATGTCGATAGCCACCGCGATCGTCGCGCCGCTGGCCGGACGCTGGGTGGGTGCCTCCGGCCCGGTTCCGGCGATGCTGGCCGGATACGGCTCCTCGGCCGTGGGCCTGGCGGGTGTGGCCCTGTTCGACGCCCACACGTCCTGGTTCCTGATGGGCCCCGTGTTCGTCCTCATCGGCGTCGGCATGGGCTTGTCGATGACCCCCACGACCAACGGCGCCGTGGACGCCGTGCCCCGCGAACGCTCGGGCATCGCCTCGGCCACGATCAACACCACCCGCCAGACCGGCCTGGCCATCGGCATCGCCCTACTGGGGGCGATGGTGTCGGCGCAGGACAACTTCCTCACCGGCCTTCGGCTGGTGGCCGCGGTGACGGCACTGGTGTCGCTGATCGCGGTGGTGTACATCCTGGCCGGACGCGTCGCCACCCGTCCCCGCACTCCGGCGGAGGCGACGGCTTCGGCCAGCTGA
- a CDS encoding acyl-CoA dehydrogenase family protein, whose product MAELFAVSDRAKAYQEDLREFMTSHIYPAEPVYDRQMRESGDPHFQPPVLEELKAEAKKRGLWNLFHPHPEWGPGLTNLEYAPLAEIMGRSFIAPEACNCNAPDTGNIEVLTLFGTPEHHRLYLKPLLDGTMASAFAMTEPDVASSDATNIELRMERDGDDYVLNGRKWFASNALHKNCRVLIVMGKTDPTAAPHRQQSMVVVPIDAPGITVVRNLPVFGYLDREGHAELTFDNVRVPASDMLKGEGEGFAISQARLGPGRVHHCMRTIGMAERALELLCTRALSRSTFGKPLSTRANIQDWIAEARIEIDMARLLTLKTAYLMDTMGNQAAATEISAIKVAAPQAALNVIDRAIQVHGGAGVTDDFPLAMAWAHLRALRLADGPDEVHKRAIARRELRKYDVED is encoded by the coding sequence ATGGCCGAACTGTTCGCGGTGTCCGACCGCGCCAAGGCGTATCAGGAAGACCTGCGGGAGTTCATGACCTCCCACATCTATCCGGCCGAGCCCGTCTACGACCGGCAGATGCGCGAATCGGGTGACCCGCACTTCCAGCCGCCGGTGCTGGAGGAGCTGAAGGCCGAGGCCAAGAAGCGCGGACTGTGGAACCTGTTCCACCCCCACCCCGAATGGGGCCCCGGACTGACCAATCTGGAGTACGCGCCGCTGGCGGAGATCATGGGCCGCAGCTTCATCGCCCCCGAAGCCTGCAACTGCAACGCCCCCGACACCGGCAACATCGAGGTCCTGACGCTGTTCGGCACCCCCGAACACCACCGGCTGTACCTGAAGCCACTGCTGGACGGCACCATGGCCTCCGCCTTCGCCATGACCGAACCCGACGTGGCCAGTTCCGACGCCACCAACATCGAACTGCGGATGGAACGCGACGGCGACGACTACGTCCTCAACGGACGCAAGTGGTTCGCCTCCAACGCCCTGCACAAGAACTGCCGGGTGCTGATCGTGATGGGAAAGACCGACCCCACCGCGGCACCGCACCGGCAACAGTCCATGGTGGTGGTTCCGATCGACGCTCCCGGCATCACCGTGGTCCGCAACCTGCCCGTGTTCGGCTACCTGGACCGGGAAGGACACGCCGAGCTCACCTTCGACAACGTCCGGGTCCCGGCGTCCGACATGCTCAAAGGGGAAGGCGAGGGCTTCGCCATCAGCCAGGCCAGGCTGGGGCCCGGCCGCGTCCACCACTGCATGCGCACCATCGGCATGGCCGAGCGCGCGCTGGAACTGTTGTGCACCAGGGCCCTGTCCCGCTCGACCTTCGGCAAGCCGTTGAGCACCCGCGCCAACATCCAGGACTGGATCGCCGAGGCCCGCATCGAGATCGACATGGCCCGGCTGCTGACCCTCAAGACCGCGTACCTCATGGACACCATGGGCAACCAGGCCGCCGCCACCGAGATCTCCGCGATCAAGGTCGCCGCACCGCAGGCCGCGCTGAACGTCATCGACCGCGCGATCCAGGTGCACGGCGGCGCCGGGGTCACCGACGACTTCCCGCTGGCGATGGCCTGGGCCCACCTGCGGGCGCTGCGACTGGCCGACGGCCCCGACGAAGTGCACAAACGCGCGATCGCCCGACGGGAACTGCGCAAATACGACGTGGAGGACTGA
- a CDS encoding phosphotransferase family protein translates to MTAARPDTEQAVDPARIRPWLDELGIAVSGELTIDRVGLGQSNLTYVACDADGHKWVLRRPPLGTLLASAHDVVREARIMAALRDTTVPVPSILGVSDDAAVCDAPLVLMEHVDGQVLDHLAVARTLSSRQRHDIAASLIDTLATVHTVDLEAVGLNDLASHKPYAARQLKRWSSQWEKSKTRESSALDNLTERLWAAAPPQRELTLVHGDFHLNNLITDPATGRIRAVLDWELATLGDPLADMGSLLAYWAEPGKAAIPGFDVTTLDGFPSHAELAERYLSATGRDAHALRYWHVLGLWKVAVIAEGVLRRALDEPKNRAASGTPTTDIIDGLVDRARRIADDAGI, encoded by the coding sequence ATGACCGCGGCGCGACCCGACACCGAACAGGCAGTCGACCCGGCCAGAATCCGGCCGTGGCTTGACGAACTCGGCATCGCGGTGTCGGGGGAGTTGACGATCGATCGCGTCGGCCTGGGGCAGTCCAATCTGACCTATGTGGCCTGCGACGCGGACGGGCACAAGTGGGTGCTGCGCCGTCCGCCGCTGGGAACACTGCTGGCCTCGGCCCACGACGTGGTGCGCGAGGCCCGGATCATGGCGGCGCTTCGGGACACCACCGTGCCGGTGCCGAGCATCCTCGGTGTCAGCGACGACGCGGCGGTGTGCGACGCGCCGCTGGTGCTCATGGAACACGTCGACGGGCAGGTGCTGGACCACCTGGCGGTCGCGCGAACCCTGTCGTCGCGGCAACGCCACGACATCGCCGCCTCGCTGATCGACACCCTGGCCACAGTGCACACGGTGGACCTGGAAGCGGTGGGACTCAACGACCTGGCCAGCCACAAACCCTACGCCGCCCGGCAGCTCAAACGCTGGAGCAGCCAATGGGAGAAGTCCAAGACCCGTGAGTCGTCCGCACTCGACAACCTCACCGAGCGATTGTGGGCCGCCGCCCCGCCGCAACGCGAACTCACCCTGGTGCACGGGGACTTCCACCTCAACAACCTCATCACCGATCCAGCCACCGGACGGATCCGGGCGGTGCTGGACTGGGAACTGGCCACCCTGGGAGATCCGCTGGCCGACATGGGAAGCCTGCTGGCCTACTGGGCCGAACCCGGCAAGGCGGCCATCCCCGGATTCGACGTCACCACACTGGACGGCTTCCCGAGCCACGCGGAACTGGCCGAGCGGTACCTGTCGGCGACCGGCCGCGACGCCCACGCGCTGCGCTACTGGCACGTCCTGGGACTGTGGAAGGTCGCGGTGATCGCCGAAGGCGTGCTGCGCCGGGCCCTCGACGAGCCCAAGAACCGGGCCGCGTCGGGCACCCCCACCACCGACATCATCGACGGACTCGTCGACCGGGCGCGGCGCATCGCCGACGACGCCGGAATCTGA
- a CDS encoding NADPH:quinone oxidoreductase family protein, producing the protein MKALRCHQTGEPGEVLSVEEIPDPTVADGQLLVSVLAAPLSFPDLLLCRGQYQFAPPLPMTLGVELCGTVLAVGAGVNRFAVGDRVIGNPAPPDGAFAELAILEDSAAYPAPKALDDAQASALGIAYQTGWFALHRRARLQPGETLLVHAAAGGVGSAAVQLGKAAGATVIGVVGGADKARHCAELGADLVIDRRDADFVKAVKDFTDGRGADVIFDPVGGDAYAGSTKCVAFEGRILVVGFAGGTIPKPGLNHALIKNYSILGLHWGLYLRHDPGAVVECHRHLTTLADAGAITPLVTERLSLADTADGLRRLGDGHTSGRVVCEPTAGSTP; encoded by the coding sequence GTGAAAGCACTGCGATGCCACCAAACCGGAGAACCCGGCGAGGTGCTGTCCGTGGAGGAGATACCCGACCCGACGGTCGCCGACGGCCAGCTGCTGGTGTCGGTGTTGGCGGCGCCGCTGAGCTTCCCGGACCTGCTGCTGTGCCGGGGCCAGTACCAGTTCGCGCCGCCGCTGCCGATGACACTCGGAGTGGAACTGTGCGGCACCGTCCTGGCGGTCGGCGCGGGCGTCAACCGGTTCGCCGTCGGCGACCGCGTCATCGGCAACCCGGCGCCACCCGACGGCGCCTTCGCCGAACTGGCGATCCTGGAGGACTCGGCCGCCTACCCGGCCCCCAAAGCGCTGGACGACGCCCAAGCCTCGGCACTGGGCATCGCCTACCAGACCGGCTGGTTCGCGCTGCACCGCCGAGCCCGGTTGCAGCCCGGTGAAACCCTCTTGGTGCACGCCGCCGCCGGTGGCGTGGGCAGCGCGGCGGTGCAACTCGGCAAAGCCGCCGGTGCCACGGTCATCGGCGTCGTCGGCGGGGCGGACAAAGCCCGCCACTGCGCCGAACTGGGCGCCGACCTCGTGATCGACCGGCGCGACGCCGACTTCGTCAAGGCGGTCAAGGACTTCACCGACGGACGCGGCGCCGACGTCATCTTCGACCCCGTCGGTGGCGACGCCTACGCGGGCTCCACCAAATGCGTCGCCTTCGAAGGCCGGATCCTGGTCGTCGGCTTCGCCGGTGGCACCATACCCAAACCCGGACTCAACCACGCGCTGATCAAGAACTACTCCATCCTCGGACTCCACTGGGGACTGTACTTGCGGCACGATCCCGGCGCGGTCGTCGAATGCCACCGGCACCTGACGACACTGGCTGACGCCGGAGCGATCACGCCGCTGGTCACCGAGCGACTGTCCCTTGCCGACACCGCCGACGGCCTGCGGCGGCTCGGCGACGGCCACACCAGCGGACGCGTCGTCTGCGAACCCACCGCCGGGAGCACGCCATGA
- a CDS encoding acyl-CoA dehydrogenase family protein, which translates to MNTLPTPPAADLLYSETETELRASLRRLLDDRCPPEWVVSGYDTTLDASGLWKAIAVDLGLAAILIPESCGGAGLGAREAAVVLEELGRAAAPVPFLSSAVLATVALSTIGERETLRRLASGDSTAALAVPLSTSPDDLTPTVSADDTGLTGRITTVAGTELADVLLVPVSDGDGVQLHQVTLPADGVTMTPATALDMTRPLTDITLSGAASTRIDSGDAEAAIRQALLCAAALLPSEQYGVASWCLDTTLAYLKQRRQFGRTIGSFQAVKHRMANLWLQVGQTGALARYAADTYARRDLDTEIAVCVAQSFCGDAAVLAAEECVQLHAGIAMTWEYPAHLYLKRAKADQLALGAAHRYRNRLSQLVDLPSH; encoded by the coding sequence ATGAACACTCTCCCGACGCCACCGGCCGCCGACCTGCTGTACTCCGAAACCGAGACCGAACTGCGCGCCAGCCTGCGGCGGCTGCTGGACGACCGGTGCCCACCCGAGTGGGTGGTGTCCGGCTACGACACCACACTGGACGCCTCCGGACTGTGGAAGGCGATCGCCGTCGACCTCGGCCTGGCCGCGATCCTGATCCCGGAATCGTGCGGCGGCGCGGGACTGGGCGCCCGGGAAGCCGCCGTGGTGCTGGAGGAACTGGGTCGCGCCGCGGCCCCGGTGCCGTTCCTGAGCAGCGCGGTACTGGCGACCGTCGCCCTGTCGACCATCGGCGAGCGGGAAACGCTGCGGCGATTGGCCTCTGGCGACTCCACTGCCGCCCTGGCCGTACCGCTGTCGACGTCCCCCGACGACCTGACACCGACCGTCTCGGCCGACGACACCGGACTGACCGGCCGTATCACCACTGTGGCCGGTACCGAACTGGCCGACGTACTGCTCGTCCCGGTGTCCGACGGCGACGGCGTCCAGCTGCACCAGGTGACGCTCCCGGCCGACGGCGTGACCATGACCCCCGCGACCGCACTCGACATGACCCGGCCGCTGACGGACATCACGCTGTCCGGTGCGGCCTCCACCCGCATCGACTCCGGCGACGCCGAGGCCGCCATCCGGCAGGCACTGCTGTGCGCGGCAGCGTTGTTGCCGTCCGAACAGTACGGTGTCGCGTCCTGGTGCCTGGACACCACACTGGCCTACCTGAAGCAACGTCGCCAGTTCGGCCGGACCATCGGCTCGTTCCAGGCCGTCAAGCACCGCATGGCGAACCTGTGGCTCCAAGTGGGACAGACCGGCGCCCTGGCCCGCTACGCCGCCGACACCTACGCCCGTCGCGACCTGGACACCGAGATCGCCGTGTGCGTGGCGCAGTCGTTCTGCGGCGACGCCGCCGTCCTTGCCGCCGAGGAATGCGTACAACTGCACGCCGGTATCGCCATGACCTGGGAGTACCCCGCGCATCTCTACCTGAAGCGCGCCAAGGCCGACCAGCTCGCCCTCGGCGCCGCCCATCGCTACCGGAACCGACTGTCCCAACTGGTCGATCTGCCGTCCCACTGA
- a CDS encoding SDR family oxidoreductase, with translation MTVRQGAVVVVTGGGNGIGAALARRFAADKATVVVNDLDPDAAAAVAADIDGVAIAADAVHPEHLITEVRQRFGEIDLYCANAGVPAGGSEQAPDEDWDRAWQVNVMAHVRASRVLIGPWLERGRGHLLTTVSAAGLLTMLGAAPYSATKHAALAFAEWMTITYGDKGIRTQAICPLGVRTNMINDIGRYGEVLLEPAAIAPEAVADAVADALDDGPFLILPHPEVAKMYARRATDPDRWQTALRQIQSTIEADPAAT, from the coding sequence ATGACGGTGCGGCAGGGCGCGGTCGTCGTGGTCACCGGCGGCGGCAACGGCATCGGCGCGGCCTTGGCGCGCCGCTTCGCCGCCGACAAGGCCACCGTCGTCGTCAACGACCTAGACCCGGACGCGGCAGCGGCGGTGGCCGCCGACATCGACGGGGTGGCCATCGCCGCCGACGCGGTACATCCCGAGCACCTGATAACCGAAGTCCGGCAACGCTTCGGCGAGATCGACCTGTACTGCGCCAACGCCGGAGTACCGGCGGGCGGCTCCGAACAGGCCCCCGACGAGGACTGGGACCGCGCCTGGCAGGTCAACGTGATGGCTCACGTCCGGGCCAGCCGCGTCCTCATCGGCCCCTGGCTGGAACGCGGCCGGGGCCACCTGCTGACCACCGTGTCGGCGGCGGGCCTGTTGACGATGCTGGGCGCCGCCCCCTACTCGGCCACCAAACACGCGGCCCTGGCCTTCGCCGAATGGATGACCATCACCTACGGCGACAAAGGAATCCGAACCCAGGCCATCTGCCCGCTCGGGGTGCGCACCAACATGATCAACGACATCGGCCGCTACGGCGAAGTACTCCTGGAACCGGCGGCGATCGCCCCCGAAGCCGTGGCCGACGCGGTGGCCGACGCTCTGGACGACGGCCCGTTCCTCATCCTCCCGCACCCCGAGGTCGCCAAGATGTACGCCCGCCGCGCCACCGACCCCGACCGCTGGCAAACCGCGTTGCGGCAGATCCAGTCCACCATCGAGGCCGACCCCGCCGCGACCTGA